One genomic window of Stigmatella ashevillena includes the following:
- a CDS encoding DUF6968 family protein, whose translation MPTETRLPRGTQPTGPIMAERRFELTNRPGEYVLVRVRKPIKDSGTGNYRCSVEWVRPEEQELFELWGIDSMQALQLALRAAGELSKTYEGSLRWAGDKGGYLGFPRTYPEHLPKALLRKLEKMIEREISAHTRKLEAAYKRRQRQ comes from the coding sequence ATGCCTACAGAAACTCGTCTCCCTCGCGGCACCCAGCCTACTGGCCCGATCATGGCGGAACGCAGATTTGAACTCACAAATAGGCCTGGTGAGTACGTTCTTGTCCGGGTCAGGAAACCCATCAAAGATTCAGGTACAGGTAACTACAGGTGTAGTGTAGAATGGGTCCGCCCTGAGGAACAGGAACTGTTTGAGCTTTGGGGAATTGACTCAATGCAGGCTCTTCAGCTTGCGCTCCGGGCAGCTGGGGAGCTGAGCAAAACCTACGAAGGGAGCCTGCGTTGGGCGGGAGACAAGGGTGGGTATTTGGGCTTTCCCAGAACCTACCCAGAACACCTTCCGAAAGCACTCCTGCGAAAGCTAGAGAAAATGATTGAGCGCGAGATTTCTGCACACACGCGCAAGCTTGAAGCAGCGTATAAGCGGCGACAGCGTCAGTAG